In Curtobacterium sp. MCPF17_002, one genomic interval encodes:
- a CDS encoding glycosyltransferase family 2 protein, giving the protein MADRGGIGRVARRLARPFRGNEKPLTVTDRLDRWARRIAEFGVLDRAYLEAQTGRTFDTDDEAIAFYVHNDGQRGLSLSPLVEHEWMREHQPVPAMSWYDALHQEGPELFQTGPLFDAGVYAASLPAADRPASTLDALRHFLRNATDATALPAPPGRRGHAPTWGAARAAALLTARAFADAQHRTRRRYRAAWDGPETAEALARYPRGAARRDTEQPLVSVVMPVYRRADVVGAAIASVRAQQHANWELVVVDDGSGDDTVDVVRRIAADEPRIRLIERENGGAGAARNTGLTAVRGDFVAFLDADNTWRPEHLSAALAALLETDGAGVHTGVRMIGANNADDSTAPVETYRGEDGSLEDLLAGNFIDLNALVVRRDVAAGVGPFDETLRRWIDWEWLLRIGERFGVPAYVPVIGVDYDNVRDPRRVSSAQPASWQEVALARHRIDWDALAAAAPTRDAALVSVVVPVYRDWTMTRRAVDAVLGAADHDGDRVEVVLVDNGSPRSVSAILGAWFRDEPRVLLQREDRNRNFALGSDLGLARSSGGTVVMLNNDTEVTTGWLRPLVAALRDRAVLGAQPLLVYPDGVVQAAGTVFGGDKVLPWHFLGDHPRHDAERAFGGVGSGSGSSRPGSAGSGSGSGPGSAPARFSAITAAAAAFRAADLIRWHGFDPVYANGLEDVDLCLRALGSSPVGSTFVVVPSSVVVHHESRTPGRDDARVDNRRIFDERWRGRYPSADAVDRYDAAGLRYLGVEPGLPKGHAVMVRSSRPVVVREEGAVGFRVAVKHDGTRVADVTALVAALEGAGHVVQVDMPTSWYRGSSGLDEVTVLVVSAGASPFVPQPGARNIVWAVEGQRVVDGDFAVVVPAVDGVEGVVRAL; this is encoded by the coding sequence ATGGCCGACCGTGGGGGCATCGGTCGGGTCGCACGCCGGCTCGCCCGCCCGTTCCGTGGCAACGAGAAGCCGCTGACCGTCACCGACCGCCTCGACCGCTGGGCCCGGCGCATCGCCGAGTTCGGTGTGCTCGACCGCGCGTACCTCGAGGCCCAGACCGGCCGGACGTTCGACACGGACGACGAGGCGATCGCCTTCTACGTGCACAACGACGGGCAGCGTGGCCTGTCGCTCAGCCCGCTCGTGGAGCACGAGTGGATGCGCGAGCACCAGCCCGTGCCAGCGATGTCCTGGTACGACGCACTCCACCAGGAAGGGCCCGAGCTCTTCCAGACCGGCCCGCTCTTCGACGCCGGCGTGTACGCGGCCTCGTTGCCGGCGGCCGACCGTCCGGCGTCCACGCTCGATGCGCTCCGTCACTTCCTGCGGAACGCGACGGACGCGACCGCGCTCCCCGCGCCTCCAGGCCGTCGTGGGCACGCACCCACGTGGGGCGCCGCGCGTGCGGCGGCCCTGCTGACGGCTCGCGCCTTCGCCGACGCGCAGCACCGGACCCGGCGTCGCTACCGGGCCGCGTGGGACGGCCCGGAGACGGCCGAGGCGCTCGCCCGGTACCCGCGCGGAGCCGCGCGCCGCGACACCGAACAGCCGCTCGTCTCCGTCGTGATGCCGGTGTACCGGCGCGCCGACGTGGTCGGTGCCGCGATCGCGTCGGTGCGCGCGCAGCAGCACGCGAACTGGGAGCTCGTCGTCGTCGATGACGGATCCGGCGACGACACCGTCGACGTCGTGCGGCGCATCGCCGCCGACGAGCCGCGCATCCGCCTGATCGAGCGGGAGAACGGTGGTGCGGGCGCCGCCCGGAACACCGGGCTCACGGCGGTCCGGGGTGACTTCGTCGCGTTCCTCGACGCCGACAACACCTGGCGGCCCGAACACCTGTCCGCCGCCCTCGCGGCGCTGCTCGAGACCGACGGCGCCGGCGTGCACACCGGCGTCCGGATGATCGGCGCGAACAACGCGGACGACTCCACCGCGCCGGTGGAGACGTACCGCGGCGAGGACGGCTCGCTCGAGGACCTGCTCGCCGGCAACTTCATCGACCTCAACGCGCTCGTCGTCCGGCGGGACGTCGCCGCCGGCGTCGGTCCGTTCGACGAGACCCTCCGCCGCTGGATCGACTGGGAGTGGCTGCTCCGCATCGGGGAGCGGTTCGGGGTGCCCGCGTACGTGCCGGTCATCGGCGTCGACTACGACAACGTGCGCGACCCGCGACGGGTGTCGTCGGCCCAGCCGGCCTCGTGGCAAGAGGTCGCCCTCGCCCGGCACCGCATCGACTGGGACGCCCTGGCGGCCGCCGCGCCGACCCGCGACGCGGCGCTCGTGTCGGTCGTCGTGCCCGTCTACCGCGACTGGACGATGACCCGCCGTGCCGTGGACGCCGTGCTCGGCGCCGCGGACCACGACGGCGACCGCGTCGAGGTCGTCCTCGTCGACAACGGGTCGCCGCGCTCCGTCTCCGCGATCCTCGGCGCCTGGTTCCGTGACGAGCCGCGCGTGCTGCTGCAGCGCGAGGACCGGAACCGGAACTTCGCGCTCGGCAGCGACCTCGGGCTCGCCCGTTCCAGCGGCGGGACCGTCGTCATGCTCAACAACGACACCGAGGTGACCACCGGCTGGCTCCGGCCCCTGGTCGCGGCGCTGCGCGACCGTGCCGTCCTCGGCGCGCAGCCGCTCCTCGTCTACCCGGACGGTGTCGTGCAGGCCGCCGGCACCGTGTTCGGCGGGGACAAGGTGCTGCCCTGGCACTTCCTCGGCGACCACCCGCGGCACGATGCCGAGCGGGCCTTCGGGGGCGTCGGGTCCGGGTCCGGCTCCTCTCGGCCCGGCTCCGCTGGGTCCGGTTCCGGATCTGGGCCCGGCTCCGCTCCGGCTCGGTTCTCCGCGATCACGGCTGCTGCTGCCGCATTCCGGGCCGCCGACCTCATCCGCTGGCACGGGTTCGACCCCGTGTACGCGAACGGCCTGGAGGACGTCGACCTGTGCCTCCGCGCGCTCGGGTCGTCACCGGTCGGCTCGACGTTCGTCGTCGTGCCGTCGTCCGTCGTCGTGCACCACGAGAGCCGGACACCCGGCCGTGACGACGCCCGCGTCGACAACCGGCGCATCTTCGACGAGCGGTGGCGTGGGCGCTACCCGTCAGCCGACGCGGTCGACCGCTACGACGCCGCCGGCCTGCGGTACCTCGGCGTCGAGCCGGGGCTGCCGAAGGGGCACGCCGTGATGGTTCGGTCCTCGCGGCCCGTCGTCGTCCGGGAAGAGGGCGCCGTGGGGTTCCGCGTCGCGGTGAAGCACGACGGCACCAGGGTCGCGGACGTGACCGCGCTCGTCGCCGCGCTCGAAGGTGCTGGGCACGTGGTGCAGGTCGACATGCCGACGTCCTGGTACCGGGGGTCGAGCGGGCTCGACGAGGTGACGGTGCTGGTCGTCAGCGCGGGTGCGTCGCCGTTCGTACCGCAGCCAGGGGCGCGGAACATCGTGTGGGCCGTGGAGGGGCAGCGTGTGGTGGACGGGGACTTCGCGGTGGTGGTGCCGGCGGTCGACGGCGTCGAGGGGGTCGTGCGGGCGCTGTGA
- a CDS encoding glycosyltransferase family 2 protein: MTRSTLVVVPVYGDLESLLRCADGLLEHLDTDRHRALFVNDCGPEADTIERALLDRIGDRPGFRYERNDHNLGFVGTCNRAVTELDRGTGSDDAEAVLLLNSDAVPTAGFLDAMLEVLDEERTGVVTARSDNATIASIPYRLTNRGAARTEARTRAVWGAIAPLLPVSQVLPVAMGFCFLTRRELITEHGLFDDAFAPGYGEENDYCLRIARHGWLAKIANRALVLHAGGKSFSGNRNALRAAHQRELERRYPFLPDAVAAYQRHGTTATERFADALVPAGPAPRLAVDLRHAQDADALVREIDAAFGDGFGLEARLPAGTTAPARWTVASDTPNPDDLVTVAVLVDPTPAEVVTANRRALQLVVVRSAPPSVPWSSRTHRTGADTVAGIVDRFAEVVAPGTLASARARIDASLAAPLEDRAQALEARWAAVLPLDLTAAEVASANAADEVTRLRRELDDLRASRSFRTGQAIAKVASRLPGRR, from the coding sequence ATGACCCGCTCCACCCTCGTCGTCGTGCCGGTGTACGGCGACCTCGAGTCCCTGCTGCGCTGCGCCGACGGGCTCCTCGAGCACCTCGACACCGACCGGCACCGGGCACTCTTCGTGAACGACTGCGGCCCGGAGGCCGACACGATCGAGCGCGCGCTGCTCGACCGCATCGGCGACCGTCCCGGCTTCCGGTACGAGCGCAACGACCACAACCTCGGCTTCGTCGGCACGTGCAACCGCGCGGTGACCGAGCTCGACCGTGGCACGGGCAGCGACGACGCCGAGGCCGTCCTGCTCCTCAACAGCGACGCCGTGCCGACCGCGGGGTTCCTCGACGCCATGCTCGAGGTCCTCGACGAGGAGCGCACCGGCGTCGTGACGGCCCGCAGCGACAACGCCACGATCGCGAGCATCCCGTACCGCCTGACGAACCGGGGTGCCGCCCGCACCGAGGCCCGCACGCGCGCGGTCTGGGGTGCGATCGCACCGCTCCTGCCCGTCTCGCAGGTCCTGCCGGTCGCGATGGGCTTCTGCTTCCTCACCCGCCGCGAGCTCATCACCGAGCACGGCCTGTTCGACGACGCGTTCGCGCCCGGCTACGGCGAGGAGAACGACTACTGCCTCCGCATCGCCAGGCACGGCTGGCTCGCGAAGATCGCGAACCGCGCGCTGGTCCTGCACGCCGGCGGCAAGAGCTTCTCCGGCAACCGGAACGCCCTGCGCGCCGCGCACCAGCGCGAGCTGGAGCGCCGCTACCCGTTCCTCCCCGACGCCGTGGCCGCGTACCAGCGGCACGGCACGACGGCGACGGAACGCTTCGCCGACGCGCTGGTCCCCGCCGGTCCGGCACCGCGGCTCGCCGTCGACCTGCGGCACGCCCAGGACGCAGACGCGCTGGTCCGCGAGATCGACGCGGCCTTCGGGGACGGGTTCGGCCTGGAGGCGCGGCTCCCCGCCGGCACGACGGCCCCGGCCCGGTGGACGGTCGCCTCCGACACCCCGAACCCGGACGACCTCGTCACGGTCGCTGTGCTCGTGGACCCGACGCCCGCCGAGGTCGTCACGGCGAACCGACGGGCGCTGCAGCTCGTGGTCGTCCGCTCCGCTCCCCCGTCGGTCCCGTGGTCGTCGCGGACGCACCGGACCGGTGCCGACACCGTCGCGGGCATCGTGGACCGATTCGCCGAGGTCGTCGCCCCCGGCACGCTCGCCTCAGCACGTGCGCGCATCGACGCCTCGCTGGCGGCTCCGCTCGAGGACCGGGCGCAGGCGCTCGAGGCACGGTGGGCCGCGGTCCTCCCGCTCGACCTCACCGCGGCCGAGGTCGCCTCCGCGAACGCCGCCGACGAGGTCACCCGCCTGCGCCGCGAGCTCGACGACCTGCGCGCCAGCCGGTCGTTCCGCACCGGTCAGGCCATCGCCAAGGTCGCCTCGCGTCTGCCGGGGCGCCGCTGA
- the hisD gene encoding histidinol dehydrogenase: MMQRIDLRGGLPARAELLRLMPRAAGDVSHAVDAARELVEAVRQHGADALHEQAERFDGGAPAHVRVPAAEIAAAVAGLTPALREALDEAIRRVRAASAAQVPAGSVTTLADGAEVHQRWQPMRRVGLYVPGGKAVYPSSVVMNVVPAQVAGVRSIALVSPPQRDHGGAVHPTILAAAGLLGIDEVYAIGGAGAIGALAYGVPSIGLEPVDLVTGPGNNYVAAAKRLVRGVVGIDAEAGATEILVIADDTADPGYVAADLISQAEHDEQAGSVLVTTSAAFADAVEAAIPSRVASLGTAARLQTALDGPQSAVVLVDSLADAATVSNAYGPEHLEIQTADDDAVLADIDAAGAVFVGPSTPVSLGDYLAGSNHVLPTGGQARFGSGLSASTFLRPQQVIRYTADALAEVGSHIVALATEEQLPAHGAAVTERTNR; the protein is encoded by the coding sequence ATGATGCAGCGAATCGACCTCCGTGGCGGCCTGCCCGCCCGCGCCGAACTCCTCCGACTCATGCCGCGCGCCGCGGGCGACGTCTCGCACGCCGTCGACGCAGCACGCGAGCTGGTGGAGGCGGTCCGGCAGCACGGGGCGGACGCGCTGCACGAGCAGGCCGAACGGTTCGACGGCGGAGCCCCCGCGCACGTCCGGGTCCCCGCCGCCGAGATCGCCGCAGCGGTCGCCGGTCTGACGCCGGCGCTCCGCGAGGCCCTCGACGAAGCCATCCGCCGCGTCCGGGCAGCGAGCGCCGCCCAGGTGCCCGCCGGGTCCGTGACGACCCTGGCCGACGGTGCCGAGGTGCACCAGCGCTGGCAGCCGATGCGCCGCGTCGGGCTCTACGTCCCCGGTGGCAAGGCCGTCTACCCCTCCAGCGTCGTCATGAACGTCGTCCCCGCCCAGGTCGCCGGCGTCCGGTCGATCGCCCTCGTGTCGCCGCCGCAGCGCGATCACGGGGGAGCGGTGCACCCGACGATCCTCGCCGCCGCCGGACTCCTCGGCATCGACGAGGTCTACGCGATCGGCGGCGCCGGCGCGATCGGCGCGCTCGCGTACGGCGTGCCGTCGATCGGCCTCGAACCCGTCGACCTCGTCACCGGGCCGGGCAACAACTACGTCGCGGCCGCGAAGCGCCTCGTGCGCGGGGTCGTCGGCATCGACGCCGAGGCCGGTGCCACCGAGATCCTCGTGATCGCCGACGACACGGCGGACCCCGGGTACGTGGCCGCCGACCTCATCAGCCAGGCCGAACACGACGAGCAGGCCGGCAGTGTGCTCGTGACGACGTCGGCGGCGTTCGCCGATGCGGTGGAAGCCGCCATCCCGTCACGGGTGGCGTCCCTGGGGACGGCTGCGCGCCTCCAGACCGCCCTGGACGGACCGCAGTCCGCCGTCGTCCTGGTGGACTCGCTCGCCGACGCCGCGACCGTCAGCAACGCGTACGGGCCGGAGCACCTCGAGATCCAGACCGCCGACGACGACGCCGTGCTCGCCGACATCGACGCCGCCGGCGCGGTGTTCGTCGGACCGAGCACCCCCGTCAGCCTCGGCGACTACCTCGCCGGGTCGAACCACGTCCTGCCGACCGGCGGGCAGGCGCGCTTCGGCTCAGGACTGTCCGCGTCGACGTTCCTCCGCCCGCAGCAGGTGATCCGCTACACCGCGGACGCCCTCGCCGAGGTCGGATCGCACATCGTCGCCCTCGCCACCGAGGAACAGCTCCCCGCGCACGGCGCCGCCGTGACGGAACGCACGAACCGATAG
- the nrdR gene encoding transcriptional regulator NrdR yields the protein MFCPFCRHPDSRVVDSRTSDDGTSIRRRRQCPNCGRRFSTTETASLNVVKRNGVTEAFSRDKIVSGVRKACQGRPVTDGDLAVLAQRVEETVRASGSSQIDANDIGLAILEPLRELDEVAYLRFASVYQAFDSLDDFEDAITQLRIDHHGVGHGAGAGPAGAAGASASAGAGA from the coding sequence ATGTTCTGCCCCTTCTGCCGCCACCCGGACTCCCGCGTCGTCGACTCCCGGACGAGCGACGACGGAACCTCCATCCGTCGCCGTCGCCAGTGCCCCAACTGCGGGCGCCGCTTCTCGACCACCGAGACCGCCTCGCTCAACGTGGTGAAGCGCAACGGGGTGACCGAGGCGTTCAGCCGCGACAAGATCGTGTCCGGCGTGCGCAAGGCGTGCCAGGGTCGACCGGTGACCGACGGGGACCTCGCCGTCCTCGCGCAGCGCGTCGAGGAGACCGTGCGTGCGTCGGGCTCCAGCCAGATCGACGCGAACGACATCGGACTCGCGATCCTCGAGCCCCTCCGTGAGCTCGACGAGGTCGCCTACCTCCGGTTCGCCAGCGTCTACCAGGCGTTCGACTCGCTCGACGACTTCGAGGACGCCATCACCCAGCTCCGGATCGACCACCATGGGGTCGGCCACGGTGCGGGTGCCGGTCCGGCCGGTGCCGCGGGCGCCTCGGCGTCCGCCGGTGCGGGCGCATGA
- a CDS encoding quinone-dependent dihydroorotate dehydrogenase, which yields MSGIAERLVRGGYAVVFRSVFANMDPERAHHIAFAVIKVLPHVPIVRGLVERYSRPSALDGVTTMGIHFPSRFGLAAGFDKDARGIAGLGVLGFGHVEVGTITAKAQPGNERPRLFRLIPDRALINRMGFNNHGAAAAARKLERARRNPGRPVIGVNIGKSRVVDVADAIDDYLESTRRLAPFADYLAVNVSSPNTPGLRGLQELDQLRPLLTAVRDAAGRAPVLVKIAPDLDDEQIDAIAGLAVELGLDGVIANNTTISRAGLTVPEADVSAMGAGGLSGAPLAARSLEVLRRVRAAVPADFCVIAVGGVTSEQDVQDRIDAGATLVQGYTAFLYEGPTWATRINRLRRRRLRRAAR from the coding sequence ATGAGCGGCATCGCCGAACGACTCGTCCGCGGCGGCTACGCCGTCGTCTTCCGCTCCGTGTTCGCCAACATGGACCCCGAGCGCGCCCACCACATCGCGTTCGCCGTCATCAAGGTCCTGCCGCACGTGCCGATCGTGCGCGGGTTGGTCGAGCGGTACTCGCGGCCGTCCGCCCTCGACGGCGTGACCACGATGGGCATCCACTTCCCGTCCCGGTTCGGCCTCGCCGCCGGGTTCGACAAGGACGCCCGCGGGATCGCCGGCCTCGGCGTCCTCGGCTTCGGCCACGTCGAGGTCGGCACCATCACCGCGAAGGCGCAGCCCGGCAACGAGCGACCCCGCCTCTTCCGGCTCATCCCGGACCGCGCTCTCATCAACCGGATGGGCTTCAACAACCACGGAGCCGCCGCCGCCGCCCGGAAGCTCGAACGCGCCAGGAGGAACCCCGGCCGCCCCGTCATCGGCGTGAACATCGGCAAGAGCCGCGTGGTCGACGTCGCCGACGCCATCGACGACTACCTCGAGTCCACCCGCCGGCTCGCACCCTTCGCCGACTACCTCGCGGTCAACGTCAGCTCGCCGAACACGCCCGGGCTCCGCGGACTGCAGGAGCTCGACCAGCTCCGCCCGCTGCTGACCGCCGTGCGTGATGCCGCCGGCCGTGCGCCCGTGCTCGTGAAGATCGCGCCCGACCTCGACGACGAACAGATCGACGCCATCGCCGGACTCGCCGTGGAGCTCGGACTCGACGGCGTCATCGCGAACAACACCACGATCTCGCGCGCGGGGCTGACGGTGCCGGAGGCCGACGTGTCGGCGATGGGCGCCGGTGGACTCTCCGGCGCGCCGCTCGCCGCGCGCTCACTCGAGGTGCTCCGTCGCGTCCGGGCCGCTGTCCCCGCGGACTTCTGCGTCATCGCGGTCGGGGGAGTCACGAGCGAGCAGGACGTGCAGGACCGGATCGACGCCGGTGCCACGCTCGTGCAGGGGTACACGGCGTTCCTCTACGAGGGGCCGACCTGGGCGACGCGCATCAACCGGCTGCGGCGGCGGCGGTTGCGGCGCGCCGCGCGCTAG
- a CDS encoding DUF3043 domain-containing protein has product MAKAAPKTNTTVNPTEEELLEQGKGRPTPTRREREAANRRPIVGGSAEDKKAARSRLTNEREKARVGMANGEERYLPAKDKGEQRKFVRDWIDARWNVGEIMMPVLVLFLIVGFAASQTVIASYALLLVWAFVALFVLDCIVLWLSFRKKLTAKFGSMQRGTFFYILTRAWQLRFLRLPKPQVKRGQYPTR; this is encoded by the coding sequence GTGGCGAAGGCAGCCCCCAAGACCAACACGACCGTGAACCCCACCGAGGAAGAACTCCTCGAGCAGGGCAAGGGCCGTCCGACGCCGACCCGTCGGGAGCGAGAGGCCGCCAACCGCCGTCCGATCGTCGGTGGCTCGGCCGAGGACAAGAAGGCCGCCCGCTCGCGCCTCACGAACGAGCGCGAGAAGGCCCGCGTGGGCATGGCCAACGGCGAGGAGCGCTACCTCCCCGCGAAGGACAAGGGCGAGCAGCGCAAGTTCGTCCGCGACTGGATCGACGCCCGCTGGAACGTCGGCGAGATCATGATGCCGGTGCTGGTGCTGTTCCTGATCGTCGGGTTCGCCGCCTCGCAGACCGTCATCGCCTCGTACGCGCTCCTGCTCGTCTGGGCGTTCGTGGCCCTCTTCGTGCTCGACTGCATCGTGCTCTGGCTGTCGTTCCGCAAGAAGCTCACCGCCAAGTTCGGCTCGATGCAGCGCGGTACGTTCTTCTACATCCTCACGCGCGCCTGGCAGCTGCGCTTCCTGCGCCTGCCGAAGCCGCAGGTCAAGCGCGGTCAGTACCCGACCCGCTGA
- a CDS encoding dipeptidase has product MTDTEQHSPETDPALLDALREHVQGALPTTIADLSALVRLPSVSWSAFDPANVRASAEAVADLARSTGVFGADDVRIVRSAIEGATADVSDADAATQLGQPAVLAVRPARNGKPTVMLYAHHDVQPQGDDALWETPPFEPTLRGDRLYGRGASDDKAGVMTHIASLRAVHAQFGDDLDLGIVLFVEGEEEFGSRSFRTFLREQKEHLAADVIVVADSDNWSAEVPSITVSLRGNVTFKLTLTTLEHASHSGMFGGAAPDAMIPMVKLLSSLHDDRGSVAVEGLTSYEADVPDRTDAELAKDAALLEGVQPVGTGPVLSRMWFQPSITVTGMDVPSVANASNTLLPTVSARVSVRVAPGQPATEAAAAVERHLRAHVPFGARLEISEPDAGDGFLVDTAGWAVQEARTAMREGWGNEAVEQGIGGSIPFVSDLAAEFPEAQILVTGVEDPDTRAHSPNESQHLGVLHRAIASEAILLARLATRG; this is encoded by the coding sequence ATGACCGACACCGAACAGCACAGCCCCGAGACCGACCCCGCGCTCCTCGACGCCCTGCGCGAACACGTGCAGGGTGCACTGCCCACGACGATCGCCGATCTGTCCGCGCTGGTGCGGCTGCCGTCGGTGTCCTGGTCGGCCTTCGACCCGGCGAACGTGCGTGCCAGCGCCGAGGCCGTGGCGGACCTCGCGCGCTCGACCGGCGTGTTCGGCGCCGACGACGTGCGGATCGTGCGGTCCGCGATCGAGGGCGCGACCGCCGACGTCAGCGACGCGGACGCGGCCACGCAGCTCGGCCAGCCGGCGGTGCTCGCCGTCCGACCGGCCCGCAACGGCAAGCCGACCGTGATGCTGTACGCCCACCACGACGTCCAGCCGCAGGGCGACGACGCGCTGTGGGAGACGCCGCCGTTCGAGCCGACGCTCCGCGGTGACCGGCTGTACGGCCGCGGTGCCTCGGACGACAAGGCCGGCGTGATGACGCACATCGCCTCGCTCCGGGCGGTCCACGCGCAGTTCGGCGACGACCTCGACCTCGGCATCGTGCTGTTCGTCGAGGGCGAGGAGGAGTTCGGCTCCCGGTCGTTCCGCACCTTCCTGCGCGAGCAGAAGGAACACCTCGCGGCGGACGTCATCGTGGTGGCCGACAGTGACAATTGGTCCGCCGAGGTGCCGTCGATCACGGTGTCCCTCCGCGGCAACGTGACCTTCAAGCTCACCCTGACGACCCTCGAGCACGCGAGCCACAGCGGGATGTTCGGGGGAGCGGCCCCCGACGCGATGATCCCGATGGTGAAGCTGCTGTCGTCGCTGCACGACGACCGTGGCTCCGTCGCGGTCGAGGGACTGACCTCGTACGAGGCCGACGTCCCGGACCGCACCGACGCCGAGCTGGCGAAGGACGCAGCACTGCTCGAGGGCGTGCAGCCGGTCGGCACCGGCCCCGTGCTGTCCCGGATGTGGTTCCAGCCGTCCATCACCGTGACGGGCATGGACGTGCCGAGTGTCGCGAACGCGTCGAACACGCTCCTGCCGACGGTGTCCGCGCGCGTCTCCGTCCGGGTCGCCCCCGGGCAGCCCGCGACCGAGGCCGCCGCTGCGGTCGAGCGTCACCTCCGCGCCCACGTGCCGTTCGGCGCGCGGCTCGAGATCTCCGAGCCCGACGCCGGCGACGGGTTCCTCGTCGACACCGCCGGTTGGGCCGTGCAGGAGGCCCGCACCGCGATGCGCGAGGGCTGGGGCAACGAAGCCGTCGAGCAGGGCATCGGCGGGTCGATCCCGTTCGTCTCCGACCTGGCCGCCGAGTTCCCCGAGGCGCAGATCCTCGTGACCGGCGTCGAGGACCCGGACACCCGCGCGCACAGCCCGAACGAGTCCCAGCACCTCGGTGTCCTGCACCGCGCGATCGCATCCGAGGCGATCCTGCTGGCGCGTCTCGCGACTCGCGGCTGA
- a CDS encoding iron-sulfur cluster assembly accessory protein, with amino-acid sequence MSDTITDNAPTTEAPSHGVLLSDAAAAKVASLLEQEGRDDLRLRLAVQPGGCSGLIYQLYFDERLLDGDAAVAFGDGVEVVVDKMSVPYLDGASIDFEDTIQKQGFTIDNPNAQGSCACGDSFH; translated from the coding sequence ATGAGCGACACCATCACCGACAACGCACCGACGACCGAGGCGCCGTCGCACGGCGTCCTGCTCAGCGACGCGGCCGCGGCGAAGGTGGCGAGCCTCCTCGAGCAGGAGGGCCGCGACGACCTCCGCCTGCGTCTCGCCGTGCAGCCCGGCGGCTGCTCGGGCCTGATCTACCAGCTCTACTTCGACGAGCGCCTGCTCGACGGTGACGCTGCCGTCGCGTTCGGCGACGGCGTCGAGGTCGTCGTCGACAAGATGAGCGTCCCGTACCTGGACGGCGCCTCGATCGACTTCGAGGACACCATCCAGAAGCAGGGGTTCACCATCGACAACCCGAACGCGCAGGGCAGCTGCGCGTGCGGTGACAGCTTCCACTGA
- the coxB gene encoding cytochrome c oxidase subunit II — protein MRSNRRIRWAAVPVAVGLVIALAGCTQQQLNGWLPGTEETKDVTNHTSRIVGLWTTSWVVLLAVGLIVWGLIIWAAIVYRRRKGQTGLPVQMRYNMPLEIFYTIVPLILVLGFFAFTAKDQAAIEKPFTSPDATVHVYGKRWAWDFNYIDQKNPDESVYYQGIQAQEEENGDGAIDESQLPTLYLPQGKKVKIELSSRDVDHSFWVIDFLYKKDMLPGKTNYEYFIPEKLGTYQGKCAELCGEYHSLMLFQVKVVTPTQYQNYLDDLKDQGKVGLLGNEYNTNTNEPNDKAPVTASSENK, from the coding sequence GTGCGTTCGAATCGCCGTATACGTTGGGCGGCCGTCCCGGTGGCCGTCGGTCTGGTCATCGCACTGGCTGGCTGCACGCAGCAGCAGCTGAACGGATGGCTCCCCGGCACGGAGGAGACGAAGGACGTCACCAACCACACGAGCCGCATCGTCGGCCTGTGGACCACCAGCTGGGTCGTCCTGCTCGCGGTCGGTCTGATCGTCTGGGGCCTCATCATCTGGGCCGCGATCGTCTACCGCCGCCGCAAGGGCCAGACCGGCCTGCCGGTGCAGATGCGGTACAACATGCCGCTCGAGATCTTCTACACGATCGTGCCGCTCATCCTCGTGCTCGGCTTCTTCGCCTTCACCGCGAAGGACCAGGCCGCGATCGAGAAGCCGTTCACCAGCCCGGACGCCACGGTGCACGTGTACGGCAAGCGCTGGGCGTGGGACTTCAACTACATCGACCAGAAGAACCCCGACGAGAGCGTCTACTACCAGGGCATCCAGGCCCAGGAAGAAGAGAACGGCGACGGGGCCATCGACGAGTCGCAGCTGCCGACCCTCTACCTGCCGCAGGGCAAGAAGGTCAAGATCGAGCTCTCCTCGCGCGACGTCGACCACTCCTTCTGGGTCATCGACTTCCTGTACAAGAAGGACATGCTCCCCGGGAAGACGAACTACGAGTACTTCATCCCGGAGAAGCTCGGCACGTACCAGGGCAAGTGCGCCGAGCTCTGCGGTGAGTACCACTCGCTCATGCTCTTCCAGGTGAAGGTCGTCACGCCGACCCAGTACCAGAACTACCTCGACGACCTCAAGGACCAGGGCAAGGTCGGTCTGCTCGGCAACGAGTACAACACCAACACGAACGAACCGAACGACAAGGCGCCCGTCACGGCGTCCAGCGAGAACAAGTAG